GGCGACCATATAGGCCTTGGCCCGGGCGACCAGGAAGGGCGGCAGTCCGCCGCGGGCGGGACCACAGGCGGATGCGGTGGCTATTTGGCAAGATGCGGGCATGGGGCGTCCTTCACCGGGCGCGGCAAAGCGCCCGCGTCGGCGGGAAACGGAAGGGCTGTTCGGGGGGAAATGTCCGGCGCTTAAGCCGGTGGGGATCTGGACATGACGAAGCCTCCTCAGGGGCCGTGATCACATGCCCCTGAGCCTAAGCCCGTCGCCCATACTCAGAAATAGAAACGATGGAAAGTCATCGTTTCCAAAAATAACTTCATGTCAGCGGTACGAGATTCTGACTCGTGCCGCTATAGGCTGCGATTGCAGCCGCCGGAGATTTACGGGAAGCCGAAGGCGAACCGGAAATCGAGGAAGCCCAGCCAGCGGATGCTGGCGCCCGGCGCCTGAGGGGGCCTTTGATCGGTTACGATCAAAGGCTACGCGTACAAGTTCACCAACCGCTGAACCGATCCCACCGGGCCAAGGGGCCGTCGGACAGCACGGCATAGGCATCGAACTGCGCTGCCGTGGCGCAGGCGTGGTTGGGCAGGATGCGCAGTTGCGACCCCACCGGGAAACGCGCGGCCAGATCCGTGCCCGCATCCCCCGTCCAGTGCAGCACGCCGTGTTCCTGGTTGGCGCCACGGAAGGTCAGGTCGGGGATGGGCCGGCCGTCGTGGTCACACACCAGGCCATAACCGTGGTCCACCGCCTGGCCTTGCGTGCCCCGGTCACGGCTCATCGCCATCCAGCCGGCGTCGGTGATGATCCAGCCGGTATCCGGCCGGTGGCCGATGACGGTCGTCAGCACCGACAGGGCGATATCGTCCAGATCGCAGACACCCACCCCCGCCATCACCAGGTCGAAGAAGGCATAGACGCCGGCCCGCACCTCCGTCACGCCCTCCAGATGCCGGGCGTTGAGGGCCGTGGGGGTGGACCCGACGCTGACCACCGGGCAGGCGTGGCCGGCGGCACGAAGGCGTTCGGCCGCCTGGACGCAGCCTGCCCGTTCCTGCTCCGCCATCGCCGCCAGGGCGTCGGGCGTGGACAGGCCGTAGGAACTGCCGGCGTGGGTCATGACGCCCACCAGCCCGGCACCGGCGTCCTCGACCACCCCCAGCGCCGCCGCCACCGCCAGCAGCAGGGGATCGTCGGGGCGCACGCCGGAACGGTGGCCGTCGGTATCGACCTCGATCATCACGGCGTGGCGATGGCCGTTGGTCCGGCCGTGGGCCGACAGCTGTTCCGCCGCCGCCACCGATTCCACCACCAGGGTCAGGTTCAAGCCGGCCCGAACCAGCCGCAGGGCATGGTCGAACTTCGCCGGGGCGATGGCGACGGCGTAGAGGATGTCGTCGAAGCCGGCGGCGAAGAACCGCTCCGCCTCCTTCAATGTGGAAACAGTCAGGCCGCGCGCGCCGGCCGCCACCTGGCGGCGCACCACGTCAGCGCTCTTGCTGGTCTTCACGTGCGGCCGGAAGCGGACACCCAGCGCATCCATCCGCGCCTGCATGCGGGCGATGTTGGCATCCAGGCGGGCCTGGTCCAGCAGCAGGACGGGGGTTTCCAGATCGGCGGGGATGGGCATGGCGGCGCTCCTGTCTTCAGGGGCCACACCATGCCAGAACGGGATCGTGCGCGGCGGCAAAAAAGGGCCCGGTCCGCCATGACGGCGGCCGGGCCCTGTAGGGAGGGTAGGAAGGAAGATGAAGCCACACACGGGCCATGCAAGCCCGCATGTACGGACTCAACCCCCGCCCCCCCTGCCTGTTCCACCCGCGGCCAGGCCCGCATTCGGGGCACCCCGTCCGCGACCGGTGCCGGCGCCTATACGCCCAGGGCCAGGATCTGCTGTGCCGCGCGTTTGCCGTGCTGGAAGGCGCCGGTGTAGTTCTGGGCGCCGTTCAGTTCGGCATGCGCGATGGCGATGCGGCCGAAACCCTTGGCCACCACCTCGCGCGGGCTGGGCCGGCCGTCCACACCGTAATAGAAGCCCGGCGGCTGCACCACCCGGGCGTGGCCCCAGCGGTTCAGGATGATGCCGGCGATGTCGCGGCGCGGATCGAAGCCGGATCCGGTGAACATGTCCGCCATCTGGCTGCGGATGATGCGTTCGTAATCGGCGTAGCTGGTGGCCAGCAGGCGGCCCCGGCCCAGGCTGGCCTGGGTCGCGGCATCATGGCCGGGCGTGTACAGCCCCATGTAGAAGGTCAGCAGGGTGGGCCGGTCCGGATGCAACGGCGGGTCATAGTCGCCCACCACCATGGGCCGGCGGATGTTGGCGCAGAAACCGAACATGGTGCCGTCGTCGATCCAGCGCGCCGCCGTGGCGCCCAGGCGATAAAGGAAGCGCCAGTTGGTCAGGGCCACGTTGGCCACCAGGGCGGGGGCATGGATGAACTGGGCATAGGCGGCACGGATGTCGTCCGGCAGGTCCGCCACCACCCGGCGGGTGACCCAGCCGCCGCTGGCCATGATCACCGCCTTGGCCCGCACCCGCTTCAGGTCGCGGTCGCGCTCATAGGTCACCAGCACCGCCCCGCTGTTGGCATCGCGGTTCTGATGTTCCACCCGCACAGCGGTGGCGCGCAGGCGGATGCGGGTGGGCTGTCCCTGGCGATCCAACGCATCGAAACGCACCCGGCCGTTGGCGACGGCGTTGAATCCCGCCTGTCCGCCTGTGGGTCCCGCGCCCAACGCGTCCGGGATCAACGCGCGGGTCAGATAGCGGCTGAGCATGGAATTGCCGCCGGGGAAGGAGGGGGTGGGCTTGCCCCTGCCCTCCGTCACGTAATGGTGGCCGACGCGGGCGGACACGGCATCCGCCCCCACCCCGCCCAGCAGGCCCACCACCGGCTGGGCGAAGCGCGTCACCGCCGGCGCGTAGCCCTTCACCTGTTCCAGGTAGTGCTTGTAGGTCATGGTGTCGAGCAGGCGCGGGTCCTCGTCCCCCGTCTCCCCCGTCGTGGCGCGCCATTGCAGCAGCTGACGCCGGACATCGGCCCCATAGGGCGTGCGCGCCAGGGCGTCTTCCCAGATGTTGCGCACCCAGTAGGGCTGCTTGGCGCCGGTGGACGGATCGAAATGATAGGCCACGTCCACCGTGCCTTCCGCCATGCCGTCCATGTTGTCGTAATTGTCGAGCGCGAAGCGCAACGGCGTCAGCTTGGGGTCCCAGTCCTTGAAGGTGTAGGTCCGCGGGATGTCCAGTTCCGCGAACACCTGGTCCACCTGGGTGCCGCTGCCCGGTTCCGGCGGCAGGAAATCGTTGGAAGCCTGGGGGCCGATCAGGCGCACGCCGTTCACCAGGAATTCGTTCTGCTTGGCGGCACCGCCGAAGACGGGATGGTTTTCCAGGATCAAGCAGCGCCGCCGGCCGCCGGTACCCTTGGCGTATTCGTAGGCCGCCATCAGGCCGCTCAAGCCGCCGCCGACGATCACCAGGTCGTAATCCTCATCCACCGGCCCGGCGGCGGGGCCATCACCCAGCGCCTGATAGGCGCCGTCGCGCACGCGGTGGGCGGCGTTCATCACCGCGGCGGTGTTGCCGTTGGACAGGGCATAGTCCCCGACGCCGCCATAGCCGGTGAAGGGATCAAGGCCGTCCGCGCCCTGCCCTGCCGCCAGGGCGTGCGCGGGACAGGCGGCAGCACCCAAGGCGGCGCCGCTGCCCAGCAGGACGCCGTTCAACATGTCGCGACGGGTGATGGGCGCGGTCAGGCCCAGGCGGTCCGTGTCAGCCAATTCGGAAGATTCCCATGTTCGTTGCATCCCCGCTTGTCCGCCATAGTAGGGCCACCCGACCGGGGGCGGGAACGCACAATTGATCGATCAACCGTCCTGCCGGGACGCAGGGAAAGAGCGCCGCCAGGGGATAAGTTCTGACGTCAGAACTTATCCCTCGCCCTTTGGTGCAAAATTACCGCGTCGCACAATTGACTAAATTGGGAAAAGCCGCCATCACGTCGCTGGCGCGATCGATTTCGCGTACCAACGGCCATAAGTTGTGATGGAGGGAATTTTGGATCCGATGATCGGTAGTGTCATCCTGTGGAGCGGCTCTTGGATTCCGGAGGGCTGGCATCTCTGCGACGGCAGCCAGTTGCAGGCCATGCAGTACCAGCCGCTTTTCTCCATAATCGGGAACAAGTATGGCGGTAACGGAACGACGACGTTCGCCTTGCCCGACTTGCGCCAGAACGCGATCGGCGCCCTGCAATGGATCATCGCCATCATGGGTGATTATCCGCCGCGTTCATAAAGAGTCCGCCCGCGCGGAACAGCATGGCCGGAGGGCGAAAGCTAATAAGGGGATAGCTTTCGCCCTTCGATTCGGGGATTGGATTTTCCGGGGGAAATGCCCGGCGGATACACCCCGCACGCATGCTGGTTCTGACGTCAGAACCGGCCCGGAAAACCGGGTCTCAGCGCAGCGTC
The sequence above is drawn from the Azospirillaceae bacterium genome and encodes:
- a CDS encoding NAD(P)-binding protein: MADTDRLGLTAPITRRDMLNGVLLGSGAALGAAACPAHALAAGQGADGLDPFTGYGGVGDYALSNGNTAAVMNAAHRVRDGAYQALGDGPAAGPVDEDYDLVIVGGGLSGLMAAYEYAKGTGGRRRCLILENHPVFGGAAKQNEFLVNGVRLIGPQASNDFLPPEPGSGTQVDQVFAELDIPRTYTFKDWDPKLTPLRFALDNYDNMDGMAEGTVDVAYHFDPSTGAKQPYWVRNIWEDALARTPYGADVRRQLLQWRATTGETGDEDPRLLDTMTYKHYLEQVKGYAPAVTRFAQPVVGLLGGVGADAVSARVGHHYVTEGRGKPTPSFPGGNSMLSRYLTRALIPDALGAGPTGGQAGFNAVANGRVRFDALDRQGQPTRIRLRATAVRVEHQNRDANSGAVLVTYERDRDLKRVRAKAVIMASGGWVTRRVVADLPDDIRAAYAQFIHAPALVANVALTNWRFLYRLGATAARWIDDGTMFGFCANIRRPMVVGDYDPPLHPDRPTLLTFYMGLYTPGHDAATQASLGRGRLLATSYADYERIIRSQMADMFTGSGFDPRRDIAGIILNRWGHARVVQPPGFYYGVDGRPSPREVVAKGFGRIAIAHAELNGAQNYTGAFQHGKRAAQQILALGV
- a CDS encoding phage tail protein, coding for MIGSVILWSGSWIPEGWHLCDGSQLQAMQYQPLFSIIGNKYGGNGTTTFALPDLRQNAIGALQWIIAIMGDYPPRS
- a CDS encoding alanine racemase — its product is MPIPADLETPVLLLDQARLDANIARMQARMDALGVRFRPHVKTSKSADVVRRQVAAGARGLTVSTLKEAERFFAAGFDDILYAVAIAPAKFDHALRLVRAGLNLTLVVESVAAAEQLSAHGRTNGHRHAVMIEVDTDGHRSGVRPDDPLLLAVAAALGVVEDAGAGLVGVMTHAGSSYGLSTPDALAAMAEQERAGCVQAAERLRAAGHACPVVSVGSTPTALNARHLEGVTEVRAGVYAFFDLVMAGVGVCDLDDIALSVLTTVIGHRPDTGWIITDAGWMAMSRDRGTQGQAVDHGYGLVCDHDGRPIPDLTFRGANQEHGVLHWTGDAGTDLAARFPVGSQLRILPNHACATAAQFDAYAVLSDGPLARWDRFSGW